CCTTACTGTGGACAGGAAGTCAGGTGTTTGTCATCTTGCAACATGCGATTAACACTGCATTGGGTAGCACGAAGCGCATAGGGTTTCTTCGTGCAAGGGCTACTGCTTTGGCTATGGTAATCATAATAGGTATTCTTTTTATACTTTCTGTGGGCATGTCCTCATTAGCAGACATTATCCGAGGATTTGACATCAAGCTACTAGGCAAAGAGCTTGTGGATTTTCAACTTGCATGGAATGTGTTTTTTGGAATACTTGTTCCTTTTGTCATTTCGGTTATAGCATTTACTTTAATTTATAAATATCTTCCGTTGGCAGATGTTGACCTTCGCGGGCCAATATTAGGAGGATTAACAGCAGGCATCTTGTTCGAGATTGCCAAGTACGGTTTTCAGTGGTACGTCACAAACATTGCCAACTTCAATGCTGTTTATGGCACACTTGGAGGTGTTGTTATTCTGGTTTTGTGGATATACTATACATCTCTAATAGGCGTTCTAGGCGCAGAGGTAGCTTCCGTATATATAGAGCGAACTAAACAAAAAGAAGGATGATGCCCGAATGCCGAAATTACAAACCGAATACGCAAGATCCTGGACACCATTAATTTTGATTGCAACCAGCATTGCCCTGCTCTATCTTCTTTGGGATGTTCTCGTCATTTTTGTTCTTGCTGCTTTGCTTGCCTTTGTCGTCGCCCCATTTGTTGGACTGCTGGAAAAAAAACTCCCAAGAATCTTCGCAATCCTCACCGTCTATCTACTAATCGTCATTATTATCATCGTGCTTACAGGTCTGCTAGCGCCCGTTGTAAGCAACCAGTTTCAGCAATTTATTGACTCTGTACCTCATTATCTATCCAGAGCACGCGACATCTTAGACAACCTTCAAGAGCGATACTTTGCGCTTCCTGGACAATGGCGGAGATTGGTTGACAAAGGGCTCACGGAACTCCAAACAGCAGCAATTAAATTGACGAGCCTGACTCTGCCGGTTGTTTCAGCTTTGTTCGGCGGTTTCTTTGCCTTGATTTTTATTCCATTACTTACTTTTTTCATGCTACTAAACGCAAACGGATACAGACGAATGATTCTCGCCATTACACCGCGACAACACCAGGAAAGTATTGATGACTTATTAACTTGTGCCGGACAAGCTTTTCGCAGCTTTCTCAAAGGCGAAATTTTTCTAATGCTTACTGTTGGCTTGGTAACTGGAATTGGCCTCTACCTTGTAGGAATGCCATACCCGGTTGTCTTTGCCGTTGTGGCCGGGCTCTTGGAAATCGTGCCGACCTTCGGGCCTGTGTTGACAACCATTATCGTCACTCTGGTGGCAGTATTGATAAACCCTGTGCTCGCTTTGAAAGCCGCTGGTGTTACAATATTAGTACAGGTCGCCGAGAATGTGCTTTTAGCCCCGTTGGTAATGTCAAAAGCAGTTGGGTTGGAGCCAGTAACAGTCGCATTATCGGTTCTCATTGGTGGCAGTCTGGCTGGGGTTGTGGGCGCCCTCGTAGCGATTCCTTTGGCGGTTATCATAAAAATAATCCTCATTTATTTCTATGCCGATGAATCAAAGCTGGTTGCCGGCGACCGAGCAGTATGCAAGAAAACCAATCGGGTTAACTGAATAATACTTAAGCTTTTATCAAAAGCTGAAGCAAATGCTCAAAGGTTGTTCGAGTAAGCATTACATCTACGCCAGGCGTGACCTTCGTTTGCAAATTTAAGAGCTTCAGCACATAAAACGTGCTGTAACATTCCCTTCTAAAGTCTGCCTCTTATCTTGTTTCATCTTCTTTAAGGAAAGGAATATACAAAATTGGGAACAAATGTGAGGCGATAGAAGATGGCAATGAAGAAGTCAATAGTAATTGCCTCGGTATTCATGCTACTTTTCACCGCGCCATTCGCTGCTAGCTCAGCTGGGTTGGTACAAAACACAGTGCTAACGGGAAATACCGTAGCACTGACAGGATTCATGGTTCTACCAACTATCACCGAACAATGCCGACCAATCAGAATTGTGTTTAACATCAAAAACAATGCATCAATGCCAATTTCTTCTCAACGACCGTTCTCAGGCATGACATATACATCGCAAAAGACATTTGGAGATCTTGGCTACGAATCCCAACCTGATCGGTATATGGTCGGCGTTTCTCTAAACGGCGGAAATGACGGATATCCTTATAGATGGGGATTTCGCGGAACGCTTGAGCCTGGCGATTCAATCACCGTCACCGGTCTTTTAACGATAATCGACAAAGGCAGCTACACACTAACACCAGCCTTGTTGAAAGGCGGCAAACCAATTGGCAAACCACAGATTGCTCCCATAACAGTAAATGTCATAGGGTGTAAATCTCAGACTGAAGCTATTGTGCCACGCCC
This sequence is a window from Armatimonadota bacterium. Protein-coding genes within it:
- a CDS encoding YihY/virulence factor BrkB family protein, giving the protein MAKLLKQTYGFAKEVMDNFSKDRGSLFAAAIAFYGLISIIPLLLLGIAVLGYILGSESARHQVITFVRNFIPVGREELERNLVLLSKQSSILGGIGILALLWTGSQVFVILQHAINTALGSTKRIGFLRARATALAMVIIIGILFILSVGMSSLADIIRGFDIKLLGKELVDFQLAWNVFFGILVPFVISVIAFTLIYKYLPLADVDLRGPILGGLTAGILFEIAKYGFQWYVTNIANFNAVYGTLGGVVILVLWIYYTSLIGVLGAEVASVYIERTKQKEG
- a CDS encoding AI-2E family transporter, which produces MPKLQTEYARSWTPLILIATSIALLYLLWDVLVIFVLAALLAFVVAPFVGLLEKKLPRIFAILTVYLLIVIIIIVLTGLLAPVVSNQFQQFIDSVPHYLSRARDILDNLQERYFALPGQWRRLVDKGLTELQTAAIKLTSLTLPVVSALFGGFFALIFIPLLTFFMLLNANGYRRMILAITPRQHQESIDDLLTCAGQAFRSFLKGEIFLMLTVGLVTGIGLYLVGMPYPVVFAVVAGLLEIVPTFGPVLTTIIVTLVAVLINPVLALKAAGVTILVQVAENVLLAPLVMSKAVGLEPVTVALSVLIGGSLAGVVGALVAIPLAVIIKIILIYFYADESKLVAGDRAVCKKTNRVN
- a CDS encoding stalk domain-containing protein, translating into MKKSIVIASVFMLLFTAPFAASSAGLVQNTVLTGNTVALTGFMVLPTITEQCRPIRIVFNIKNNASMPISSQRPFSGMTYTSQKTFGDLGYESQPDRYMVGVSLNGGNDGYPYRWGFRGTLEPGDSITVTGLLTIIDKGSYTLTPALLKGGKPIGKPQIAPITVNVIGCKSQTEAIVPRPGKPLQPIINGQPLPEPVIPYMIGDTVLLPARPVFDALGANIVWTPRSVIFRQPGVTLEIFAGTQRALLNGVPICLPISSYVYGGITYIPPRYVVPLFGAGVLWEPYPRTIRILGPEYW